In Rhodothermales bacterium, one genomic interval encodes:
- a CDS encoding TolC family protein yields MFRSRTQSAFLSIVLLLSLVAGAGSASGQEAPPEDHVLRLSDLLNESRANNPTLRAARLEAEALAERRGQVSALPDPTFMASYQPYPLLTARGTQRTQWRVEQMIPFPGKLGLQGNISDLSSEIAVFEAETLEDDITFRIKQAYFELHRIQQQEVLIRSFQDRLVNFEEVASTQYEVGAGIQQSVLKAQLERNMLERVYLELVERRRTAAEELANLLNRPVSTGDLEEIRVARPPGLSLDHDTLFAVAYRSRPEAAMLDIAALRADTQIALAKKEYLPDFGLNVTYFDVGAADVPPTATGRDALGVGVSIKVPLQRGRLRARLEEARLRRYQVEARQEALESSFRTQIGDLDNRLRQEQRQLSLYRHVLIPQAETTLQATLSAYTTGRTDFLNLLDAERVLFTLNTGYEDTFARYLTVAAALERALGIASLEELDK; encoded by the coding sequence ATGTTCCGATCTCGAACCCAGTCCGCATTCTTGTCGATCGTACTCCTGCTCAGCCTAGTCGCGGGTGCTGGATCAGCAAGCGGGCAAGAGGCACCGCCTGAGGATCATGTGCTTCGTCTCAGCGATCTCCTGAACGAAAGCCGGGCAAACAATCCGACGCTAAGAGCCGCTCGTTTGGAGGCGGAGGCCTTGGCGGAGAGAAGGGGTCAGGTTTCGGCCCTTCCAGATCCAACTTTCATGGCGTCCTATCAACCGTATCCACTACTGACAGCGCGAGGTACGCAACGAACCCAGTGGCGTGTTGAGCAAATGATTCCGTTCCCGGGCAAGCTTGGCCTCCAAGGGAACATCTCTGATCTGAGTTCAGAGATCGCCGTGTTTGAGGCAGAAACGCTTGAGGACGACATCACTTTTCGAATCAAGCAAGCTTACTTCGAACTACATCGGATACAGCAACAAGAGGTGCTCATTCGATCCTTCCAAGATCGCCTGGTGAACTTCGAAGAGGTCGCGAGCACGCAGTATGAGGTCGGAGCTGGGATACAGCAGTCTGTGCTGAAGGCTCAGCTTGAGCGCAACATGCTCGAGCGGGTGTACCTGGAGCTTGTCGAGCGCCGGCGCACCGCGGCGGAAGAGCTTGCAAATTTGCTCAATCGTCCCGTGTCAACGGGTGATCTCGAAGAAATTAGAGTCGCCAGACCACCAGGCCTCTCGCTCGATCACGATACACTGTTCGCAGTCGCGTATCGAAGCCGTCCAGAGGCCGCGATGCTGGACATTGCTGCGCTTCGTGCGGACACACAGATCGCCCTCGCAAAGAAGGAGTACCTCCCTGATTTCGGGCTGAATGTGACATACTTCGATGTCGGCGCTGCGGACGTTCCGCCGACGGCCACCGGCCGCGACGCGCTTGGCGTCGGAGTCTCAATAAAGGTGCCCCTTCAGAGGGGTCGATTGCGTGCGAGACTTGAGGAGGCGCGACTTCGTCGATATCAAGTGGAGGCGAGACAAGAGGCACTGGAAAGCTCGTTTCGGACTCAAATCGGAGACCTTGACAATCGGCTGCGACAGGAACAGCGACAACTCTCTCTGTATCGCCACGTGCTGATTCCTCAGGCTGAAACCACTCTCCAGGCAACGCTGAGTGCTTATACGACCGGTCGTACTGACTTCCTGAATCTCCTCGACGCCGAGCGGGTGCTCTTCACACTGAATACTGGCTACGAGGACACGTTCGCTCGGTATCTCACTGTAGCGGCAGCCCTCGAACGTGCTCTTGGCATTGCCTCGCTCGAAGAACTTGATAAGTAG